The proteins below are encoded in one region of Sulfolobus sp. A20:
- a CDS encoding selenium-binding family protein → MASIFAPFKRDPTFYPSPKMAMSSPPEDLAYVACLYTGTGINRPDFIAVVDVNPSSETYSKIIHRVELPYTNDELHHFGWNACSSSLCPNGRPNAERRFLIVPGLRSSRIYIIDTKLNPREPNIIKVIEPNEVKKVSGYSRLHTVHCGPDAIYISALGNEQGEGPGGILMLDHYSFEPLGRWEIDRGDQYLAYDFWWNLPNEVLVSSEWAVPNTIEDGLKLEHLKDKYGNKIHFWDLRKRKKINTLTLGEENRMALELRPLHDPTKIMGFINMVVSLKDLSSSIWLWFYEDGKWNAEKVIEIPAEPAEGSLPEILKPFKAVPPLVTDIDLSLDDKFLYVSLWGIGEVRQYNVTNPFKPVLTGKAKLGGIFHRADHPSGHRLTGAPQMIEISRDGRRVYVTNSLYSTWDNQFYPEGLKGWMVKLNANPEGGLDIDKEFFVDFREARSHQVRLRGGDASSDSYCYP, encoded by the coding sequence ATGGCATCAATATTCGCACCATTTAAGAGGGATCCAACTTTTTACCCTAGTCCAAAAATGGCTATGAGCTCACCACCAGAGGATTTAGCTTACGTGGCTTGCCTTTACACCGGTACTGGAATAAATAGACCAGACTTTATAGCTGTGGTTGACGTTAATCCGAGCTCAGAGACTTATTCCAAGATAATACATCGAGTAGAATTACCTTATACTAATGATGAACTCCATCACTTTGGCTGGAACGCTTGCAGTTCATCCTTATGCCCTAACGGTAGACCTAACGCAGAAAGAAGATTCTTAATAGTCCCGGGACTGAGATCGTCAAGAATTTACATAATAGATACTAAGCTTAATCCCAGAGAACCTAACATAATAAAAGTAATAGAGCCTAATGAAGTTAAGAAGGTTAGTGGTTACAGCAGACTGCATACTGTACACTGTGGACCAGATGCAATTTACATAAGTGCTTTAGGTAATGAGCAGGGAGAAGGTCCAGGAGGTATATTAATGCTTGATCATTACAGCTTTGAACCATTAGGAAGATGGGAGATAGATAGAGGAGACCAGTACTTAGCCTATGACTTCTGGTGGAACTTACCTAATGAAGTATTGGTTAGTAGTGAATGGGCAGTTCCCAACACCATTGAAGATGGATTAAAACTAGAACATCTCAAGGATAAATATGGTAATAAAATTCACTTCTGGGACTTGAGAAAGAGAAAGAAGATAAATACTCTTACACTAGGAGAAGAGAATAGAATGGCTCTGGAGCTTAGACCACTTCATGATCCAACAAAGATAATGGGATTCATAAATATGGTAGTTAGCTTAAAGGATTTAAGTAGTTCAATATGGCTATGGTTTTATGAAGATGGTAAATGGAACGCTGAGAAAGTTATAGAGATACCTGCTGAGCCAGCAGAGGGTAGTTTACCAGAAATATTAAAACCATTTAAGGCTGTACCACCTTTGGTAACTGATATAGACCTAAGCCTTGATGATAAATTCCTTTACGTTAGTCTGTGGGGAATAGGCGAGGTAAGGCAATATAATGTTACAAATCCATTTAAGCCAGTTTTAACGGGGAAGGCTAAACTAGGAGGAATATTCCATAGAGCTGATCATCCTTCTGGGCATAGGTTAACTGGAGCACCTCAAATGATCGAGATAAGTAGAGATGGTAGAAGAGTTTACGTTACTAACTCGTTATATAGTACATGGGATAATCAGTTTTACCCAGAAGGACTAAAGGGATGGATGGTTAAGTTAAACGCTAATCCAGAAGGAGGTTTGGATATAGATAAGGAATTCTTTGTTGATTTTAGAGAGGCTAGGTCTCATCAAGTTAGGCTAAGGGGAGGAGATGCTTCTTCCGATTCTTATTGCTATCCTTAG
- a CDS encoding MFS transporter: protein MHDINKVALIGGFRALGGSIIWPFVGFALFKVYGFSLSFVSAFYLLQALVNVIASISGGIIVDYVGRRNSMTISIILSSLSLFLAYLINKSIYVVSLVLIQTFFNTVYNVSSTTIVGDLYKGTSNLVKAYSRQRVGINAGWALGPLIGGYIFTFYGFRTLLLISALIVLLVIPLVRLLPDFKGLGKSILDFNVTKDFIIFLIPTFLTFAIMGQLGFSILTYYNSLLHFTEFEVGILFAINGLLIVAFQDLMGRLIESKIRLIVLGMIIYGFAYFAIAFVTNIYLASIDIVFITIAEMIVSPISQALVNLMAKRETRGRQVGLYSMVTGLGRIIGSSVSSELLNYYLYYPVTLWGVISSFGFVSAILYYFFLRKMKNLM from the coding sequence ATGCATGATATAAATAAGGTAGCCTTGATTGGTGGCTTTAGAGCTTTAGGTGGATCAATAATTTGGCCGTTCGTAGGTTTCGCCTTGTTTAAAGTGTATGGATTCTCATTATCCTTCGTTTCGGCATTTTACTTATTGCAAGCGTTAGTAAACGTAATTGCCTCAATCTCTGGAGGTATTATAGTAGATTATGTAGGAAGAAGAAATAGTATGACTATTTCTATAATACTCTCCTCTTTATCTTTATTTCTAGCATACTTAATAAACAAATCCATTTATGTCGTATCATTGGTATTAATTCAAACCTTCTTCAATACAGTTTATAACGTGTCGTCCACGACGATAGTAGGAGATTTATATAAAGGAACTAGTAATCTAGTTAAGGCATATAGTAGGCAAAGAGTCGGTATAAATGCGGGATGGGCTTTAGGACCTTTAATTGGTGGTTATATCTTTACCTTTTATGGCTTTAGAACCTTGTTACTAATATCCGCGTTGATAGTGTTGCTAGTTATACCACTTGTTAGATTGTTGCCAGATTTTAAAGGTCTAGGGAAGAGTATCCTAGATTTTAATGTGACAAAGGACTTCATAATTTTTCTGATACCTACATTTTTAACGTTTGCAATAATGGGTCAGTTAGGCTTTTCTATACTTACGTATTATAACTCACTCCTGCATTTCACAGAATTTGAAGTCGGTATATTATTTGCTATAAACGGATTGTTAATTGTTGCCTTCCAAGATTTGATGGGAAGGCTAATAGAAAGTAAGATTAGACTAATAGTTTTAGGAATGATAATCTATGGTTTTGCGTATTTTGCGATAGCTTTTGTGACTAATATTTATCTAGCATCAATAGATATAGTGTTTATAACTATAGCTGAGATGATAGTTTCTCCTATTTCACAAGCCTTAGTTAATTTGATGGCTAAAAGAGAGACGAGAGGTAGGCAGGTTGGATTATATAGCATGGTAACTGGATTAGGAAGAATAATTGGATCATCAGTATCTAGTGAGTTATTGAACTATTATTTATATTATCCAGTAACTTTATGGGGGGTTATATCATCATTTGGGTTTGTGTCAGCAATTCTTTATTACTTTTTCTTGAGGAAAATGAAGAATCTCATGTGA